CTCCATGTCCAAATAAAGTCATGGCATGATGCGAAAGGCAATGAGGAGtcactggtatgtgtgtgtgtgtgtgtgtgtgtgtgtgtgtgtgttgtgtgtgaaagagaatgtgtgcatgtgtgtgtgagaaagaatgtgtgagtgtgtgtttgtgtgtgtgagagagagagagagagagagagtgtgtgtgtgtgtgagagagagaaagagtgtgtgtgtttgtgttggttgaTAAGAAGCTACTGCTGAGGATGTCGAGCTCACAGCCACAAggacaggaagtgacatcatcttcctcttcctctgctgGTGATGAAGACTGATGCTCCTTTTCTatatgaatgttttttttccaaataaataggctatataTGTATAAAATCTAATCCATACAGAAATATACAGCATATATTTAGACATAATTACTTTTGTTCAAGTCAACTAAAAGTCTAAATGCATTTACATATTTGTATTTTCTTACAGACAGTGATGTCACTGGAGCACACAAGTAATCGTTAACGATGCACAGCTAATTGgtctggagagggaggaggtacCAGCTGGAAGCACTGCACCTAACCAGGAAAGAACATGATGAGAAAAACATCACTCTCAAACGCACTGCACCCAACCAGGAAAGAACATGATGAGAAAAACATCACTCATAAACGCACTGCACCCAACCAGGAAAGAACATGATGAGAAAAACATCTCTCTCAAACGCACTGCACCCAACCAGGAGAGAACATGATGAGAAAAACATCACTCTCAAACGTATCAACAGAGGAGTAACGTCTCTCTAAAACGCATCAACAGAAGACAAACGTCACTCTCAAACGCATCAACAGAAGATAAACGTCTCTCAAACGCATCAACAGAAGACAAACGTCACTCTCAAACGCATCAACAGAAGATAAACGTCTCTCAAACGCATCAACAGAAGACAAACGTCACTCAAACGCATCAACAGAAGACAAACGTCACTCTCAAACGCATCAACAGAAGATAAACGTCACTCAAATGCATCAACAGAAGATAAACGTTAAACGTCTCTCAAACGCATCAACAGAAGACAAACGTCACTCAAACGCATCAACAGAAGATAAACGTCTCTCAAACGCATCAACAGAAGATAAACATCACTCAAACGCATCAACAGAAGATAAACGTCTCTCAAACGCATCAACAGAAGATAAACTTCTCTCAAACGTATCAACAGAAGATAAACGTCTCTCAAACGCATCAACAGAAGATAAACGTCACTCTTAAACGCATCAACAGAAGATAAACGTCTGGACTTCTAAACCGTAACAGACCGGTCATCTGGGGGTTTCCTCTCAGCATCATCAGAGAGGCCGATCACAGAGCAGGACAGCTGATTGGCTACTGGGCTGAGGGGGGTGGTGATAGATCAGTAAACTGGACAGCTGATTGGCTACTGGGCTGAGGGGGGTGGTGATAAATCAGTAAACTGGACAGCTGATTGGCTACTGAGAGGGACATTTGGTGGCTACAGAGTGACCTAAATGTCCTAACTGTTCCTGTGTATTAGAGGACATAACGGATTTAGTTATCAGTCTCATGTCTCTTGGCTTTAAGCAAATCCTCACTCCCCTAATCAGCAATGTGAAGCTCTTAGACGGGCCAGTCACTGCTCACTGCAGCGTGAGAGAGGAGGTGACCGTCTGAGACATTCAGCTTCCATCTGAGACATTCCGCTTGCGTCTGACGCTCATTCTGTTCACTAGTCATGTGATCTGTCTGGTTGAGCTGAGTTGAGCATACTGTAGGGTTTCGGTGAGCAGACAGGCACAGTACACGTTCACGAGTGTTTGAAGATACATTTACATTGTTTGGCCCCGAGGCTGCAGCTGCACTCACAGTTCTGACTGGCCAGAGATGGACGCACATGAGCCCTGAGCTCCTGCTACATAGCTCGGCACAGGTGAGCACAGGTGAACTCAGGTGACCTCAGGTGACATCCGGCTACACTGCTTAGCACTGACTGGAGCTGTTTTCTGTTCTCACTTGCACAGGTCAGTCAGACGTTCTTCACTATACAGGTGACCCTTGACCAGAGACGTTCTTCTGCTACACAGGTGAACCCTTTGACCAGATAGGTTCTCCGCTACACAGGTGACCAGAGGTGAACGCCCTGACCAGCAAGAGATCTTCTCCGCTACACAGGTGACCATTGGGGCTACACAGGTGACCCCAGGTGTTCCCAGGTGTTCCCAGTCTGTTCCCTCTTGGTCCAGTGGTCCAGCTGTTGAAGGCGTGGCCTAAGGGATGATTGACAGATGGGGGGAGGGCAGTGGAGGGGGGGGTGTtgatggaggggagggggggttgggatGTGTTGATGGGGAGGTCCTGATGCAGCAGCGTCACCATTCTGGCTGGGGAGGTCACCTGCTGCTATATGAAAGGGGGGGGTAGACCAGGGTAACAGTgtatttgggggggaggggggagggtagACCAGGGTAACAGTGTATTTGGGGGGGTAGACCAGGGTAACAGTGTATCTGGGGGGGTAGACCAGGATAACAGTGTatctgggggggaggggggagggtagACCAGGGTAACAGTGTATCTGGGGGGGTAGACCAGGGTAACAGTGTatctgggggggaggggggtagacCAGGGTAACAGTGTATCTGGGGGGGTAGACCAGGGTAACAGTGtatcgggggggggggctcttagACCAGGGTTCCGGGCGTGGGGGGGTCTGAAGGGGGGGCTGCCAGGGCCCCCTCCTGCAGCTGAGAGGGAAACGGCTCAGGGAACCGGGACAGCTCCACagccctgaaacacacacacacacacacacagcgttaaatacacacatacacacacacacacacacacacacacacacacacatacacacacacacacacacacacacaccgttaaatacacacacacacacatacacacagcattaaatacacacacacacacacacacacacacacaccgttaaatacacacacacacacatacacacacacacacacatacaccgcattaaatacacacacacacacacacacacaccgttaaatacacacacacacacacacacacacacacacacacacacacacacacagcatcaaatacacatacacacacacacacactatatcacACACAACAGCCAACTGAACTGAAATCCAAACTCCTCCACTGTTACACACAGTCTGTATTTCAGTTGAGTGGTTTTGGATTATGTGGGATTACGCTGGATGCTCAGCTCAGCAAATCCAGGCATTAAAGAGCACAATGGAAATGATCTGTAGCCTCACTGTGTCTGTCTAGACCTTTAACAAGCTGTACTAGTAGCCTGAAAGCAAAGTCTatccatcaatcaatcaatcaatcaatcaatcatcaaTCCAATctaatccaatccaatcaatcAATTCAAATAACTGTCTGTAAATGGTGAAGTTATACAAGGTAATCTGTAGACTGTTATCTTAACTGTGTCTGTAAATGGTGAAGTTATAGGAGGTAAGTTATGGTAAGTTATATGAGTAGCCTTGAagcaaaccaaatcaaattaatcaatcaatcaatcaatcaatcaatcagtgtgtatgtgtgtgtgtgtgctctacctGGCCTGCAGCGggtagccgtgtgtgtgtgtgtgtgtgtgtgtgtgtgtgtgttctacctgGCCTGCAGCGGGTAGCCATGGAAGGAGGCGGActgggtcatgtgtgtgtgtgtgtgtgttctgtgggaGCCGATGGTCAGTGGTGGGAAGAGTCCCTCCCCCTGGGTGGGCGGagcctgtgtgggtgtgtgggcgtGGCTCTTGGTGGGGGCGTAGCCCAGGGCGTTGCGCAGGTACCAGTCGCGGAGGCCCTCGAGCGCGAGCGCTTTGTGGAGGCTCCGCGTGGCGTCCTCggccgtgggggggggggcggcggcCGAGTGGGGGGGGCGGCTCGTACGCCGAGAGCAGGTGGGGCTCAGCCAGGAATGGCCCGCAGGACTTGGTGCGCGTGACCTTTGCCCTGCGGGGGTCGCTGGggtgcgtggggggggggggggcgcagcaGCAGGGGACTGTAGGGGGGCGGGGCGGCCAGCTGCTGCTGGGAGAGGGACAGGCCGTTAAAGTGGGGGGGGCAGCCCTCCGGCCAGTGCGGCGCCGGCCCGGGTCCGGCAGGCATGTGGGCCAGACGTGGCGGCGCCTTCCCCCAGATGTAGTCCAGCAGGATCTCGCTGTAGCCGGCGCCGGACGGCCGACCCCCCACGGAGGCCCGcgtgcgccccccccccccccgcctggcGCTCGGGGCTGCCCCGGTACTGACGCAGCTTGCCGTCCGTCAGCGCCTCGGAGCTCTTGTAGGGTCCGGCGCCGCGCGGAGGCATGCGGGGGTCCGGCTGGCTGGAGCGGTCCAGCAGCGCCTCCGAGCTGTTGCTACGGCGAGCGCGAGAACCGTACGGACAGCTGCGGCGTTCGGACGCAGAACCCTCCAGAGACACCAGCGGAACGAAGTGAGGAACGTCGGGGCTGCCACACCACTGCTTCAGGGCAATGCCACCGCACACGTCCGGCCTgcggggggagacagagagcaggGGGGACATGGACAGCGTTACCAACTGACATTAGTTACCTGATATGAAAACTGATTGGGTGAGAAACACATACAGTGATGCTGATTAGTGGGAGCATTAGAACCTATTCACAGTCGTCGTTTCCAAACagtgtgacgtcaaaatgacgtcgATCCTCGGccaattcattttcatttttcagatttttttggaCGCATCTTGTTGTGTCTAGATCAAAAGCAGGAGGGTCGAGCTAGAGGCGGAGAGCAGGGCgacttcttatccaaacaatacggttaccTCCCTACTGTGCGACAGaaagcttcttatccaaacaatacggttaccTCCCTACTGTGCGACAGaaagcttcttatccaaacaatacggttatctccctactgTGCGACAGAAAGACGCAGGCATTATTCATCGTCACTGATGAATGACGCAGGCGTCAAATTACGTCAAAAGTTAGCTTCCCTACAACTGGACATGCTAACTATTCTTATTACGGGAACCCAATGTTGCGTACGAGGTAGTTGAGCCTGTTTTGCTTTGTATTGTTAATGTAGATAATACAGAAGCTACAATggcggcacaggatatatgttttatgaagttataggatttcaaaaaaatcctaaatgaaTGGGCGTTGGGCGACGCTAATGCCCCCTTGCTTGGAAACTATGAGATGCTAATGCCCCCCCGCTTGGAAACTATGAGACGCTAATGTCCCGTAGTTGGTAAATAGCAGCAATTGAAGTCTGAAGTATCATCAAAGAGGCTACTTCAGTTCAGTCACTTCAGTGACATCAGTGCTACAGGCAGCTCTGGTATTGTtcttcttctacggtgtaaagtaggtagcgatagcctttccacaacagcgccacctttgtTCAGGAGAAGACTGCAACTAGTGTCACGACCACCACACGCGATTAGGACCACGCGCGACTAATGCTTTTGTCACAGCCGGTGTGCGCAGTGACCAATGTGTCGAGTGGACAACAGCTTTAACTTGAACGCCATGAATGTTATGATTGATGGTGGTAAAACCTGATGTAGCAGAAGAAGTGAATGCTGATTAGTTTCCACATAACTGTTGTGAatgctgattggttggtgcATACCTGACGTGAatgctgattggttggtgcATACCTGTTGTGAATGCTGATTGGTTGCTGCATACCTGTTGTGAatgctgattggttggtgcATACCTGACGTGAATGCTGATTGGAGCAGTGCGGGACAGGAGGGGTGTGGCTGGAACACTGCGGCCTTCCACATTGGACGCACTTCTGGGGAGAGAATGACtgggactggacacacacacacacacatacatagacacacacacacacacacacacacacacacacacacacacatacatatagacagacagacagacagacagacacacacacacacacacacatacatatagacagacagacagacagacagacagacacacacacacacacacacacacacacacagacaccacacacacacacagacaccacacacacacaaatacagatacacgagttaggcctctctctctttctctctctctctctctctctctctctctctcttacacactgacatacacacacacactcacacacacattaagtactctctctcacagaaaCACATTAACCCACAAgtcagtatctctctctctatcacacacacacataaaaacacacagacacagacacacacacacacacacctgacggAGCTGGAGGTGGAGTTGCGTCTGGTCCTCATCTCGTAGTAGATCTCTACGGGCGAGAGCTTCCTGGTGATGCGTGCGTCGGGGCTGCCGGGATTGAGGCGGGGGTGAGATAGTGACCGCTGCTCGGGCGCCACACTCGGGGACGACTCTGAGTGAGCAGGGGTCACACAGGGGTCACACAGGGTCAGTCACCTCCAGGCAACATGACCAACTATCGCTACAGGCTCTATATctacagtgcgtgtgtgtgtgtgtgtgtatatgtgtgtgtgtgtgtgtgtgtgtatttatttatttatttaaagtggAATGCCTCTTGAGATGTGGCATCTCATTTTCGAGAGGGTCCTCGATAGGACTGGACAAAGACAAAGGTACAAGGACAAGatactacagtacagtacagtacagtagagtacagtacaacatacacattcactcacatacagcccccttcccccacccccaaccccaacgtgtatatgtgtgtgtgtacatatgtgtgtgtgtgtgtccataggaTGACTTGGTGTCTCTACTATTCAGGATAAGTATCcctttgtgtacagtatgtatatttagccttgcaagttcagtgtgtgtgtgtgtgtgtgtgtgtgagcgtgtgtgtgtgttactgcctGATGTCTGATCTCACACTGTgtgttctcctgtgtgtgtgtgtgtgtgtgtgttactgcctGATGTTGTCTCACGCTGTgtgttctcctgtgtgtgtgtgtgtgtgtgtgtgtgttactgcctGATGTTGTCTCATGCTGTgtgttctcctgtgtgtgtgtgtgtgttactgcctGATTGCTGTCTCATGCTGTgtgttctcctgtgtgtgtgtgtgtgtgtgtgtgtgtgtgtgttactgcctgatgctgtttacactgtgtgttatcctgtgtgtgtgttactgcctGTACATCCTGTACATCTTATGCTGTGTTCCCATTTTTAATTAGTTTAATGGGttcgtaacagtgtgtgtgtgcgtgcgtgtgtgtgtgtgtgtgtgtgtgtgcgtgtgcgtgtgtagttaCCCACCGTTGTCTTGTGACGTTGAGTCTGACATGGAGCTGCTCTCAGacttcagtgtttcctctaaAACAAATAGAGAGTagaattcagtgtgtgtgtgtgtgtgtcggtctgtgtatatgtgtgtgtgtgtgtgtctgtctgtgtatatgtgtgtgtgtgtgtgtgtgtgtgtctgtgtatatttgtgtgtgcttgtgtgtgtgtgtttacgtgtgtgtgtgtgtgtgtgtgtgtgtgcttgtgtgtgtttgtgtgtgcttgtgtgtgtgcttgtgtgtgcttgtgtgtgtttgtgtgtgtgtgtacgtgtgtctgtctgtgtgtatgtgtatgtatgtgtatgtgtatgtgtgtgtgtgtgtgtgtgtggcatcctCAATGGAGAGTTTTGTTGCCCGGTGCTGTGTTCttttctcctctgtgtgtgtgcgtgtggtattTTAAATGCTATTTGTCTCCATTTATTTATCAGATTGTCTAATCTATCTTCTAGCTACTATATGGAAtccattctctgtgtgtgtgtgtgtgtgtgtgtgtgtgtgtgcgtgcgtgcgtgtgtgagtgtgtgtgtgtgtttatgtgtgtgtgtgcgtgcgtgtgtgtgtttatgtgtgtgtgtgtggtcacctgTATGGCAGCCACGATGAACGGTCCTCTTGCCCTGCAGAGTGTTCTTGTCGGACTCAACACTCCTGCACAGAGCTCCACCAAACAGAGTCTTCATCTGACGCCTCTGACAGGGgtcatcctgcacacacacacacacaggcccgcacgcacacacaggcacatgcacgtacgcatgcacgcactcacacacaggcacacacacataggcacacacacatttcccacCTATAAGTTGTGCAGCGGTGCGTATAGTGTGTGTCTCAGCTGtgttgtgtgaggtgtgtgtatatgtccatgtgtgtgtgtatttgtgtctcacctgtatgtgtgtgtgtgtgtgtgtgtctgactgtatCTGTCTGTAGTGGGGTACCTGCTGTCACTACTCCTCGGTCTGCAGTGTTCCACCAGGCCACTAGGGGtccctgtgtgtgctgtgctgtgttgtgttgtgctgtgttgtgttgtgctgtgctgtgttgtgctgtgttgtgttgtgttgttgtcacAGTCACACCAGGTTCGGTTCCAGCCACACCCACTGCTCACTCTCCTGAAGCTCCCCTCACTCGTTCACACTCCCCAGTTTACTAATGACCTGCACCTGTTCCCAATCAGCCTCACTCCCTACTTAAACCCCAGTCTCCCCTCAGTCTTTGTCTGGCCTTGTCAGTGATGACACCAAGGTGCTATCCACCAGCCTGACTCTCAAGGAATACGCCTCCTGGATTCCCCTCGCCTGTTCCAGCGTCCTCCTGGTCCGACCCCACGAGTCACCTCCGGATTTGGACCTACTGTAGTTAAGGCGATCTTCTGTGTTTTGGGACTTCTTCCGTTAAGTTTGCTGATCCTCTGTGTTTTGGACCCTCCTTGGCCTACGGTTTCCAGTGGAACTTCTGTTTGATCCCGACCTGGGTTTGACAACCCATTTCCTGGTTTTCCTTTGTAAATAAACTATCTTGTTTGAACTCTACCTCCCTGTCCTGAGTCTGTGGGCCGTGAtggttgtgctgtgtgttgtgtgtgtgtgtcttgcaggGCTGCTCAGCTGGATGGGTTACACCTGGGCCTTTAAGATCTCCGCCTGTTgcagcatttctctctctctatcttggtCCTTTAAGAACTCGTTCTGCCTGGCTATTTCTCTGATCTTTGCATTACTGTCATAGATTTACCTTTGTGTAAATAAATTATACATCTTTACATCGCTACGCTAACGGCCGTCATAATGATACATCTTTACATCGCTACGCTAGCGGCCGTCATAATGATACATCTTTACATCGCTACGCTAGCGGCCGTCATAATGATACATCTTTACATCGCTACGCTAGCGGCCGTCATAATGATGCATCTTTACATCGCTACGCTAGCGGCAATCATAATGGCACATCGCTACACTAGCGGCAGTCATAATGATGCATCTTTACATCGCTACGCTAGCGGCCGTCATAATGATACATCTTTACATCGCTACGCTAGCGGCTATCATAATGGCACATCGCTACACTAGCGGCCGTCATAATGATGCATCTTTACATCGCTACGCTAGCGGCAATCATAATGATACATCTTCACATCGCtatgctagcggcggtcataatgataCATCTTTACATCACTACGCTAGCGGCTGTCATAATGATATGTCTTTACATCGCTACGCTAGCGGCCGTCATAATGATACATCTTTACATCGCTACGTTAGTGGCCGTCATAATGGTACATCGCtacgctagcggcggtcataatgataCATCTTTACATCGCTACGATAGCGGCCGTCATAATGATACATCTTCACATCACTACGCTAGCAGCCATCATAATGACACATTGCTACACTAGCGGCAGTCGTCGCtacgctagcggcggtcataatgataCATCTTTAGCGCACTGCTTGTGTGGTCTCCCAATTCACCCTTCACTTAGTCCCGCcctccttagttactgttgctatgccTGGCAAGCTTTAGCACCCTGCACGTCTATTACATAGGGGGAGAACCGGgacttttcaatgaaatgtaatttacaaagacattgtaccacactgaaagctaacattttgtcactagcaacctacatctgtcctctgttaaatacagttggaatttcagctctgaacaaaaccgttcatgaGTTATTTAAGCAGATATCAaatgtgcgttttgtttcattcgactctcctggccagaatgaatggaacaggcatgggggacgaaagaaacataccatttgagctatgtacttcccacaacttcaatatttgagaACATATCATAAATGGTACTTCCTGGTGTTATTTTAAATAGATTGCTGATGGGCTATACATCTTGGTGaacgtctgttaacaacttcttgccgtcatcgtgaagcgtGTATTTCGGGGTTATGGAAATATGcaatatgccattttttatagttagaacaatatgtgttcccaattatatcatgtttctatagtgtaacatgttatttcactgtgtctttacgtgggttagggcaccacacatccaaataagtgcccttcatgacccacaggccttcAGTCTCCAATGGTTAACAAGGCAAAACTCGAAAAGCTTGTCAGACCTCCCGTGCCTAGTGACGGGTTGCTAAGCCACGATTGGCCTGTGGCGGTTTTTGGGTGTGGCTAAGCGAAGGGTGAATTCTGTCACAGTTAGGAGCCAAACTGTAAGAGccagactgtgtatgtgtgtgtgtgcgtgcgtgcatatgtgtgtctcacctgtgtgttatgtgtgtgtgtatgtgtatgtgtatgtgtgcgtgcgtgcgtgcgtgcgtgcgtgtgtgtgtctgtgtgtccatgtgtccatgtgtgtgtctcacacttgtgtgtctgtgtgtgtgtgtgtccatgtgcgtgtgtctgtccatgtgcatgtgtgtgtgtgtgtgtgtgtgtgtgtgtgtctcacctttgtgtgtgtgtgtctcacctgtgtgtgtgtgtgtgtgtatgtgtgtccatgtgcatgtgtgtgtgtgtgtgtgtgtctcacctgtgtgtgtgtgtgggtgtgtgtctcacctgtgtgtgtgtgtgtgctcggcgCTGGATGAGGGGCGGTCGCTCTCCAGACTCCAGAGGAAAATCTCGCGGCAGCTTCCCTGTCAGCTCCTGTTTGGTCACCATGGTTACAGAATACTGGTTAGGGAAGTACACGCCTCAAAGCTCTCGGAAAACCCACATCACATGACCAATTACATGACTCATCACATGACCCATCCAACCCACATCACATGACCATGACCATGACATGGGGCGTAGGGGCTAAGGAGCttggctagcgtgcagtagtagcGTAGTGATTAAGGAGCTGCGCTAGCATTCAGtagtagcatagtggctaatgagctgggctagcatgcagaagtagcgtagtggctaaagagctgggctagcatgcagtagtagtgtagtggctcaaaagctgggctagcatgcagtagtagcgtagtggttaaggagctgggctagcatgcagtagccagaaaagttgtgggttcaaatCCTGACTTCCACctctgtgcccttgagcaaggcacttaaccccgagttgctgCAGGGACAAGGTAACAATGCCCTTGTTTTATAATTTTTAtaactgacatatgtaagtcactttggaaaaagcgtctgctaaattaataaatgtaaaggtAAATGACCAATCTCATCACATGACCAATTACATGATCATCACatcacacctgcttagcttcagtaataaTGTTTGAGATGATGGGCGTGACACTGTGGATGGAACTTCACATGGAAAAACACTTAGAGCAGCATAG
Above is a genomic segment from Alosa sapidissima isolate fAloSap1 chromosome 4, fAloSap1.pri, whole genome shotgun sequence containing:
- the ccdc120b gene encoding LOW QUALITY PROTEIN: coiled-coil domain-containing protein 120 (The sequence of the model RefSeq protein was modified relative to this genomic sequence to represent the inferred CDS: inserted 4 bases in 2 codons; deleted 1 base in 1 codon), translated to MDDRGHVVSAMGLGAPDFQDGVLRAERVCELQERKQMLQTALSSRLGELRRVCLLEAELTGKLPRDFPLESGERPPLIQRRAHTHTQDDPCQRRQMKTLFGGALCRSVESDKNTLQGKRTVHRGCHTEETLKSESSSMSDSTSQDNESSPSVAPEQRSLSHPRLNPGSPDARITRKLSPVEIYYEMRTRRNSTSSSVSPSHSLPRSASNVEGRSVPATPLLSRTAPISIHVRPDVCGGIALKQWCGSPDVPHFVPLVSLEGSASERRSCPYGSRARRSNSSEALLDRSSQPDPRMPPRGAGPYKSSEALTDGKLRQYRGSPERQAGGXGGRTRASVGGRPSGAGYSEILLDYIWGKAPPRLAHMPAGPGPAPHWPEGCPPHFNGLSLSQQQLAAPPPYSPLLLRPPPPTHPSDPRRAKVTRTKSCGPFLAEPHLLSAYEPPPPLGRRPPXPTAEDATRSLHKALALEGLRDWYLRNALGYAPTKSHAHTPTQAPPTQGEGLFPPLTIGSHRTHTHTHMTQSASFHGYPLQARAVELSRFPEPFPSQLQEGALAAPPSDPPTPGTLV